Proteins found in one Methanobrevibacter sp. genomic segment:
- the guaB gene encoding IMP dehydrogenase, translating into MFSKKVQEAPLAFTFDDFLLTPNASYVEPKDVNTKVELSKGIKLNIPVLSAAMDTVTEAELAIAMAQEGGIGVIHRNITQERQVEEVRKVKEAEEITIRDVVTITPDSTILDVQQKMHDELISGLPVMDGDEIIGIISKRDIRPVIKKGHEMTVKDIMTSDVVTIEEPITAEEALDIAYENKVERLPVLRDGKLVGIITIKDILNQSQYPNAARDKNGNFLVAAACGPFDLDRAMALDEAGADIISIDCAHAHNMNAVNFTETIKENIDAELCVGNIATAEAAEDLISMGVDGLKVGIGPGSMCTTRIVAGVGVPQLTAISQVADVAKEHGVPVIADGGIRYSGDIAKAIGAGADAVMLGNLLAASYEAPGDIVVMNGKQYKKYRGMGSMGAMTSEADGGADRYFQGSKSHMKHTKYVPEGIEGAVPYKGTVSEILFQLVGGLKSSMGYCGAKDILDMQQKANFVRITDSGIKESHPHDLLITNESPNYPTLD; encoded by the coding sequence ATGTTTTCAAAAAAAGTACAAGAAGCCCCATTAGCTTTTACATTTGATGACTTTTTACTTACTCCTAACGCAAGTTATGTGGAACCTAAAGATGTAAATACCAAAGTGGAATTGTCAAAAGGAATCAAGCTCAATATTCCTGTCTTAAGTGCAGCAATGGATACTGTAACTGAAGCGGAACTTGCAATTGCCATGGCACAGGAAGGTGGTATCGGGGTTATCCACAGAAACATCACTCAGGAAAGGCAAGTGGAAGAGGTTAGGAAAGTAAAGGAAGCTGAAGAAATCACTATTCGTGACGTTGTAACTATTACTCCAGATTCAACCATTCTTGATGTGCAGCAAAAAATGCATGATGAGTTAATCAGCGGTCTTCCTGTAATGGATGGGGATGAGATTATTGGAATCATCTCCAAAAGGGATATTAGGCCAGTCATAAAGAAAGGGCATGAAATGACTGTTAAGGACATAATGACCTCTGATGTTGTCACAATCGAGGAACCTATCACTGCTGAAGAAGCCTTAGATATCGCTTATGAAAATAAAGTTGAAAGGCTCCCTGTTCTTCGTGACGGAAAACTTGTGGGTATCATTACAATTAAGGATATTTTGAACCAATCCCAATATCCTAATGCTGCCCGTGACAAAAATGGCAATTTCCTTGTAGCTGCCGCTTGTGGTCCTTTTGATCTTGATAGGGCAATGGCTCTTGATGAAGCTGGTGCTGATATTATTTCAATTGATTGTGCTCATGCTCATAATATGAATGCAGTTAACTTTACCGAAACAATTAAGGAAAATATCGATGCAGAATTATGTGTTGGAAATATTGCAACTGCTGAAGCTGCTGAGGACTTAATTTCAATGGGTGTTGATGGTCTTAAGGTAGGTATTGGTCCTGGTTCAATGTGTACTACTCGTATTGTTGCAGGAGTTGGTGTTCCTCAACTTACAGCTATTTCACAAGTTGCAGATGTAGCAAAAGAGCATGGCGTTCCTGTAATTGCTGACGGTGGTATCAGATATTCCGGTGATATTGCAAAGGCTATTGGTGCTGGTGCAGATGCGGTAATGCTCGGTAATTTACTTGCGGCATCCTACGAAGCTCCTGGAGATATTGTTGTCATGAATGGAAAACAATATAAGAAATATCGTGGAATGGGTTCAATGGGTGCAATGACCAGTGAAGCTGACGGAGGAGCAGATAGGTACTTCCAAGGCTCTAAAAGTCACATGAAACACACCAAATACGTTCCTGAAGGAATTGAAGGTGCAGTACCATATAAAGGAACCGTTAGTGAAATTTTATTCCAACTTGTTGGTGGTCTTAAATCATCCATGGGTTATTGTGGTGCTAAGGATATTCTTGACATGCAACAGAAGGCTAATTTTGTCAGAATAACTGATAGCGGTATTAAGGAATCACATCCTCATGATTTATTGATTACTAATGAAAGTCCGAATTATCCGACTTTAGATTAA
- the rpl37A gene encoding 50S ribosomal protein L37Ae, with the protein MARTKKVGITGRFGARYGRKAKRAVKNIEENMKKKHVCPKCDRPYVKRQAAGIWKCRKCGAVFTGGAFVPQTPMAKSAARNIRNANSGGE; encoded by the coding sequence ATGGCAAGAACAAAAAAAGTGGGTATTACAGGTAGATTTGGAGCTAGATACGGAAGAAAAGCTAAAAGAGCTGTAAAAAATATTGAAGAAAATATGAAGAAAAAGCACGTTTGTCCAAAATGTGACAGACCTTATGTAAAAAGACAAGCTGCAGGTATCTGGAAATGCAGAAAATGTGGTGCAGTCTTTACTGGCGGTGCTTTCGTACCTCAAACTCCTATGGCAAAATCTGCAGCACGTAACATTAGAAATGCTAACTCAGGAGGAGAATAA
- a CDS encoding DNA-directed RNA polymerase subunit P, with protein sequence MYRCPNCGTEVDHKSYMENKCPKCRYRILFKNVPEVRRIIKAR encoded by the coding sequence TTGTATAGATGTCCTAACTGTGGAACAGAAGTAGACCATAAAAGCTATATGGAAAATAAATGTCCTAAATGCAGATATAGGATTTTATTTAAAAATGTTCCAGAAGTAAGAAGAATTATTAAAGCAAGGTAA
- a CDS encoding ribonucleotide-diphosphate reductase subunit beta yields MLISTSRKPSPKTRKFCKNFAHATGSTYINRGKMNMREVLLRALEEDEVNVAIVNEIKGNPSKVTFYSNKGDILLAIVITASLTNERLHILPKDLTVVSRVKKLDILSKIFNFELVDKDNANYIFIDNGTDDLIATIEFFNKFGEKSEFKIKVLKILEE; encoded by the coding sequence ATGTTAATTTCAACTTCAAGAAAACCTTCTCCAAAAACAAGAAAGTTTTGTAAGAATTTTGCTCATGCAACAGGATCCACCTATATAAATCGTGGAAAAATGAATATGCGTGAAGTTCTTTTGAGAGCTTTGGAAGAAGATGAGGTTAATGTAGCTATTGTTAATGAAATTAAAGGTAATCCAAGTAAAGTTACATTTTATTCCAATAAAGGGGATATTTTACTTGCTATTGTGATTACCGCTTCCTTAACCAATGAAAGATTACATATTCTTCCAAAAGATTTGACTGTAGTCTCTAGGGTTAAAAAACTTGATATTTTAAGCAAAATTTTCAATTTTGAACTTGTAGACAAAGATAACGCTAATTATATTTTCATTGACAATGGAACCGATGATTTGATAGCTACTATAGAATTTTTCAATAAGTTTGGTGAGAAATCAGAATTTAAAATTAAAGTTCTTAAAATTTTAGAAGAATAA
- a CDS encoding KEOPS complex subunit Pcc1, whose amino-acid sequence MLESTPLEEINNKIAIEFDNENQARIVYDSIILELKTAPDYRSSIEMDIEDNTILIKIDAQDATSFRASFNSVIKWIKLSLDIHNLTV is encoded by the coding sequence ATGTTAGAATCAACACCTTTAGAAGAAATCAATAATAAAATAGCTATTGAATTCGATAATGAAAATCAAGCAAGAATTGTCTATGATTCAATCATTTTAGAGCTTAAAACAGCTCCTGATTATAGATCATCAATTGAAATGGATATTGAGGATAATACTATTTTAATTAAAATCGATGCTCAAGATGCCACTTCATTTAGAGCATCTTTCAATTCCGTAATTAAATGGATTAAGCTATCTTTGGATATTCATAATTTAACTGTATAA
- a CDS encoding prefoldin subunit beta, whose product MEIPENIQHQLNQFQQLQQQAQAVTMQIQNVEIQVQETEKALEELNKTDANTEVFKQAGSLLIKVNYDDAVADMEEKLETLKLRKQTMARQEERVMKKLNEMQNSIQAAMQGTFAPSDDDDEDDD is encoded by the coding sequence ATGGAAATTCCAGAAAATATACAACATCAATTAAACCAATTCCAACAATTACAACAACAAGCACAAGCTGTAACAATGCAAATTCAAAATGTTGAAATTCAAGTTCAAGAAACCGAAAAGGCTCTTGAAGAATTAAACAAGACTGATGCAAATACTGAAGTATTCAAACAAGCTGGTTCTTTACTTATTAAAGTAAACTATGATGACGCTGTTGCTGATATGGAAGAAAAATTAGAAACTCTTAAATTAAGAAAACAAACTATGGCTCGTCAAGAAGAAAGAGTTATGAAAAAACTTAATGAAATGCAAAACTCCATTCAAGCAGCTATGCAAGGAACTTTCGCTCCTTCTGACGACGACGATGAAGATGATGATTAA
- a CDS encoding DUF3194 domain-containing protein yields the protein MSKLKTLSDDDLISISENFSEFLNIEISKRVSIKELDDIDLGITINYENDQLDVSVDVDLLFDELTDISEESLNMAVDNAYERLDSFIDENFRE from the coding sequence ATGTCTAAACTTAAAACTCTTTCTGATGATGACTTAATATCTATTTCTGAAAATTTTAGTGAATTTTTGAATATTGAAATTTCCAAGCGTGTTTCCATTAAAGAGCTTGATGATATAGATTTGGGCATCACTATCAATTATGAAAATGATCAATTGGATGTATCTGTTGATGTTGATCTTCTTTTTGATGAACTTACAGATATTAGTGAAGAATCTTTAAATATGGCAGTTGACAATGCTTATGAACGTTTAGATTCTTTTATTGATGAAAATTTTAGGGAATAA
- a CDS encoding HisA/HisF family protein: MINKVPVLDLKDNVAVSGKSGQRQTYTPLKSVYATSSDPVEIANNLKLNGAKEVYVADLDLIDSNGHNLHQVKMMNTILPVIFDGGVKDFESYTFFLDYAYKVIVATETLESLDELQRIFEAFPKERIVLSIDIKDNKLYSKHLDVSLDKLKRILKYLDPSEIILLDISSVGTNKGFNKELLDEFEEFKDKLIIAGGINKESLKELEKEGIKKVLIGTSIHNGEISIL; the protein is encoded by the coding sequence ATGATTAACAAAGTTCCTGTTTTAGACTTAAAAGATAATGTTGCAGTTAGTGGAAAATCCGGTCAAAGACAAACATACACTCCATTGAAAAGTGTTTATGCGACTTCATCCGATCCTGTTGAAATAGCAAATAACCTCAAGTTAAATGGTGCAAAAGAGGTTTATGTTGCTGATTTGGATTTGATTGATAGCAATGGGCATAATCTACATCAGGTTAAGATGATGAACACAATACTTCCTGTGATTTTTGATGGAGGTGTCAAGGATTTCGAATCATACACATTCTTTTTAGACTATGCATATAAGGTTATTGTAGCAACAGAAACATTGGAAAGTTTGGATGAACTTCAAAGAATATTTGAAGCATTTCCAAAAGAAAGAATTGTTTTAAGCATTGATATCAAGGACAATAAGTTATATTCCAAGCATTTGGATGTTTCCTTAGACAAATTAAAAAGAATATTGAAATATTTGGATCCTTCTGAAATAATATTGTTGGATATTTCAAGTGTAGGAACAAACAAAGGGTTTAATAAAGAGTTACTTGATGAGTTCGAAGAATTTAAAGATAAATTAATAATTGCCGGTGGAATCAATAAGGAGTCTTTAAAAGAACTTGAAAAAGAAGGAATAAAAAAAGTTTTAATAGGTACTTCTATTCATAATGGTGAAATATCTATATTATAA
- a CDS encoding cation diffusion facilitator family transporter, translated as MEASGNLFFAFLLNIFFNVIVIVGAIFTNSVAILADCLHDLTDTISIGLAWGLERISRRDSNKSYTYGYARFSILGAFITSTLVIIISIIVIYEAIDRLFHLVTPDAGGMLLVAILGIVFKGLSAYRLHKGITFNEKAILLHLLADIFEWIAILIISVILIFWDVPFLDPLVSIGISIWLIYSLSKTLKGSLEIFLQKSPSNIDVNEFKNSILAIDGVNSIYDFHLWSLDGIESVLTLKLKIDDENKKENILNIANKIAYNNNIVDVTVEFNYD; from the coding sequence GTGGAAGCAAGCGGAAACTTGTTTTTTGCATTTTTATTAAATATATTTTTTAATGTGATTGTAATAGTTGGGGCTATTTTTACAAACAGTGTGGCGATTCTCGCTGATTGTCTGCATGATCTAACTGATACCATATCCATAGGTCTTGCATGGGGTTTGGAAAGAATCTCCAGAAGGGACAGCAATAAGAGTTATACATATGGATATGCCCGATTTTCAATTTTAGGGGCTTTCATAACTTCAACTTTGGTAATAATAATTTCCATTATTGTAATTTATGAGGCAATTGATAGATTGTTCCATTTAGTTACACCTGATGCAGGGGGAATGCTTTTAGTGGCTATTTTGGGAATTGTTTTTAAAGGTTTGTCTGCATATCGTTTGCATAAGGGAATCACATTCAATGAAAAAGCCATTTTGCTTCATCTTTTAGCAGATATTTTTGAATGGATTGCAATATTGATTATCAGTGTAATTCTCATATTTTGGGATGTGCCGTTTTTGGATCCTTTAGTTTCAATAGGTATTAGCATTTGGTTAATTTATAGCTTATCAAAAACTCTTAAGGGTTCTCTGGAGATATTTTTACAAAAATCTCCTTCAAACATTGATGTCAACGAATTTAAAAACAGCATTCTTGCTATTGACGGCGTAAACTCAATTTATGATTTTCATTTATGGTCATTAGATGGGATTGAATCTGTTCTTACATTAAAGCTCAAAATAGATGATGAGAATAAAAAGGAAAATATTTTAAATATTGCGAATAAAATTGCATATAACAATAATATTGTAGATGTTACTGTTGAGTTTAACTATGATTAA
- the pdxS gene encoding pyridoxal 5'-phosphate synthase lyase subunit PdxS → MEKGTDVLKEGFAKMTKGGVIMDVVNAEQARIAEEAGAVAVMALEKVPADIRAAGGVARMADPTIVEEVVDAVSIPVMAKARIGHIAEAQILETLGVDMIDESEVLTPADEEYHLNKKEFTIPFVCGARNLGEALRRIDEGAAMIRTKGEPGTGNIVEAVRHMRMVMGEIRTIQGMEEEELWKYARKIEAPIELVKETATLGKLPVVNFAAGGVATPADASLMMQLGADGVFVGSGIFKSNNPVAFAEAIVEAVANYDKPEVLAEVSKGLGEAMKGIEMSTLTEADRMQDRGI, encoded by the coding sequence ATGGAAAAAGGAACTGATGTTTTAAAAGAGGGCTTCGCTAAAATGACAAAAGGCGGAGTTATTATGGACGTTGTCAACGCTGAACAAGCAAGAATTGCTGAAGAAGCTGGTGCTGTTGCTGTAATGGCATTGGAAAAAGTACCTGCAGATATTAGGGCTGCTGGTGGGGTAGCTAGGATGGCTGACCCAACCATTGTTGAAGAAGTTGTAGATGCAGTTTCTATTCCTGTAATGGCAAAGGCAAGAATTGGTCATATTGCAGAAGCACAGATTTTAGAAACCTTAGGTGTAGATATGATTGATGAAAGTGAAGTACTTACACCTGCTGATGAAGAATATCACCTTAACAAAAAAGAATTCACCATTCCTTTTGTATGTGGTGCACGTAACTTAGGCGAAGCTTTAAGAAGAATCGATGAAGGAGCAGCAATGATTCGTACCAAAGGTGAACCTGGAACTGGAAACATTGTAGAAGCAGTTCGTCACATGAGAATGGTTATGGGAGAAATTAGAACCATTCAAGGCATGGAGGAAGAAGAGCTTTGGAAATATGCAAGAAAAATAGAAGCTCCTATTGAACTTGTAAAGGAAACTGCAACTCTCGGAAAATTACCTGTTGTAAACTTTGCAGCTGGTGGGGTAGCAACTCCTGCTGATGCTTCTTTGATGATGCAATTAGGTGCAGACGGTGTATTTGTAGGTTCAGGTATTTTCAAATCAAACAATCCTGTAGCATTTGCAGAAGCTATTGTTGAAGCTGTAGCTAACTATGACAAACCTGAAGTATTAGCAGAAGTCAGCAAAGGTCTTGGAGAAGCAATGAAAGGTATTGAAATGTCCACTCTTACTGAAGCTGACAGAATGCAAGATAGAGGAATATAA